The Pseudomonas sp. HOU2 DNA window CAAGGCGCAGATCCCGGCGGACGCCGCTGCCCGCACCGAGTGGATGAAGTCGATTCCCGGCATCCTCGAGCTGACCCACAACCACGGCACTGAAAACGACGCCGATTTTGCCTATCACAACGGCAACACCGACCCACGCGGTTTCGGCCACATCTGCATCTCGGTGCCGGACATCGTTGCCGCGTGCGCACGTTTCGAAGAACTGGGTTGTGATTTCCAGAAGCGCCTGACTGATGGCCGCATGAAAAGTCTGGCGTTCATCAAGGACCCGGAT harbors:
- the gloA gene encoding lactoylglutathione lyase; protein product: MSLHELNTFPGVTATPDSATRNFVFNHTMLRVKDITKSLDFYTRVLGFSLVEKRDFPEAEFSLYFLALVDKAQIPADAAARTEWMKSIPGILELTHNHGTENDADFAYHNGNTDPRGFGHICISVPDIVAACARFEELGCDFQKRLTDGRMKSLAFIKDPDGYWVEIIQPAPL